A genomic window from Banduia mediterranea includes:
- a CDS encoding SRPBCC family protein, whose translation MGIRAVHFRQSYKASPEAVFAYFAEHENLTAVFGGKIERIVDAPEGTDPNGVGSVRRVNLAPGVSVEETVTAFDPPRRIEYRISRGSPIRKHLGVMLFSPEASGTSLDYRVEFQGRVPGVGWLTQQVLQKVIGRGLKRVAMTL comes from the coding sequence ATGGGTATCCGAGCGGTTCATTTCAGGCAGAGCTACAAGGCCTCGCCCGAAGCGGTGTTCGCCTACTTCGCGGAGCACGAGAATCTGACGGCGGTTTTCGGCGGCAAGATCGAGCGCATCGTCGACGCGCCGGAAGGCACGGACCCGAACGGGGTGGGGTCGGTGCGCCGCGTGAATCTGGCGCCCGGCGTGTCTGTCGAGGAAACCGTTACGGCCTTCGATCCGCCGCGCCGCATCGAGTACCGCATCAGCCGCGGCTCTCCGATCCGCAAACATCTCGGCGTGATGCTGTTCAGCCCGGAAGCTTCGGGCACATCGCTGGACTATCGCGTCGAATTCCAGGGTCGCGTGCCCGGTGTCGGCTGGCTGACCCAGCAGGTGCTGCAAAAGGTCATCGGCCGCGGGCTCAAGCGCGTGGCGATGACGCTCTAA